GTGTCTCACTGTTATGAAACACTGGGCATTGTGCATAAACTCTGTCCGCCTTTAAAAGGTCGGATTAAAGATTATATTGCCCAACCCAAACCCAACGGTTATCGGTCGTTGCACACAACAGTGTTTACGCCCGATGGCGAGATTGCTGAAATTCAAATTCGCACCCCAGAAATGCACGACGAAGCTGAGTTTGGTATCGCGGCGCACTGGCACTATAAAGAAAGTGATCAAACCGCTATTCCCAAAGAAAAGTTGGGTTGGATTCAACAATTAGCGCGCTTAAAACAAGACATTAAAGATGAAGAACAATATCTAACGTCATTAAAAATTGATTTATTTCAGAACCATATTTTTGTCTTCACCCCACGCGGTGATGTGATTGATTTACCGGATAATGCCACCCCATTAGATTTTGCTTATCATATTCACACCGATATTGGGCATAAATGTGTTGGCGCTAAAGTAAATGATGCGATGGTAGCCTTAGATACCACCCTGAAATCGGGTGATGTGGTTGAAATTCTGATTGATAAAAACCGCAAATTACCCAACCCAGATTGGCTTAATCTGGTAAAAACCAATTCAGCCAAACGACACATTCTACAAAAACTTAACCGTACTTAACTATTACGAGTGATTTTTTTAATGATAGTGTTTAACTCCGCTGGAGAATAATATTCAATAATAATTTGCGTGGGAGTAATTTTTACTTTAGTACCCAAAGCTGTAGCTAATTCTTCGGAAAACACACCGGATGGTAAACTATGACGTTGTTTAGTGACACCAGACACCGCGGTGGTTAATTTTTGCACAGACAAGTGATCAGTTTTAATCAACTCCACATACCGACGCTGATCACGTTCGTTATCTAAACCCAATAATACCTTAGCATGCCCTTCGGTGATTTTACCCTCGGCTAAGGCTTTTTGAATATCGCCGGGCAAATCTAATAAGCGCAAAGTGTTTGAAAAACTGGAGCGTGATAACCCAAGTTTTTTAGCCGCTTCATCATGGTTCAAACCAAACTCCTGTAATAATTTGCGGTAACCCTCGGCTTTTTCAATTGGACTTAAATCTGAGCGTTGAATATTTTCAATCAAAGCCAGCTCGATTTTTTCTAATTCATCAACCTGTCTGACAATCACTGGCACGGTTTCCAAACCGGCAATTTTGGCCGAACGTAAACGACGTTCGCCAGCGATTAGTTCATAACCGCGTGCCGCCGGTGACACTAATAACGGTTGTAAAATACCATGTTGTTTGATGGATTGTACCAGCTCCTCAAGTTCTTGATGAGAAAAATGCCGCCGGGGTTGATGCGGATTTGGAACGATATCATCAACCGAGACTTGCGCCACGGCCGCTTGAGCAACCCGTTTATCAATTGATGGAATCAGGGAACTTAGCCCTCGACCTAGTGCCATAGATTATGAGTATAACATAATTTCTTTAGTTAG
The genomic region above belongs to Patescibacteria group bacterium and contains:
- a CDS encoding ParB/RepB/Spo0J family partition protein; protein product: MALGRGLSSLIPSIDKRVAQAAVAQVSVDDIVPNPHQPRRHFSHQELEELVQSIKQHGILQPLLVSPAARGYELIAGERRLRSAKIAGLETVPVIVRQVDELEKIELALIENIQRSDLSPIEKAEGYRKLLQEFGLNHDEAAKKLGLSRSSFSNTLRLLDLPGDIQKALAEGKITEGHAKVLLGLDNERDQRRYVELIKTDHLSVQKLTTAVSGVTKQRHSLPSGVFSEELATALGTKVKITPTQIIIEYYSPAELNTIIKKITRNS